In one Natator depressus isolate rNatDep1 chromosome 26, rNatDep2.hap1, whole genome shotgun sequence genomic region, the following are encoded:
- the POLM gene encoding DNA-directed DNA/RNA polymerase mu — MAMALVPLKRRRRAPSPPAGPPGPGRFPAVVLCLVEKRMGASRRAFLTQLARAKGFRVDRAYSAVVTHVVSEQNSGAEVAHWLEQQREECGDGGDPALLDISWFTESMGAGRPVEIESRHRLRVAALAPHGRQMAPYACQRRTPLLHSNQPLTEALETLAEEAGFSGSEGRSLAFTRAASVLKALPGRLGALEELGPLPGIGEHSRRVIQDVLEDGICAEVERVKLSERYRTMKLFTKIFGVGVRTASRWYQEGLRTLLDLQERSTKLTRQQQAGLQHYDDLNTPVERSEAESTSRAVQEAVKRFLPGASVTLAGGFRRGKPRGHDVDLLLTHPEEGREVGLLSRVVSWLDSQGLILYQHSQENSYGLREGPGPLGGRDVMDRFERCFSIFRLEAQGGPGAARGWKAVRVDLVVAPVSQFPFALLGWTGSRHFERELRRFASRERKMVLNSHALYDTRQNLFLPAASEEEIFQHLGLEYVPPAQRNA, encoded by the exons ATGGCCATGGCCCTGGTGCCcctgaagaggaggagaagggcccCGTCCCCACCAGCCGGGCCCCCAGGGCCTGGGCGCTTCCCCGCCGTGGTGCTGTGCCTGGTGGAGAAGCGGATGGGTGCCAGCCGCAGGGCCTTCCTCACCCAGCTGGCCCGGGCCAAGGGCTTCCGTGTGGACAGGGCCTACAG CGCCGTGGTGACCCACGTGGTGTCGGAGCAGAACTCGGGGGCCGAGGTGGCCCATTGGCTGGAACAACAGCGGGAGGAGTGCGGTGACGGGGGGGACCCCGCCCTGCTGGACATCAGCTGGTTCACGGAGAGCATGGGGGCCGGACGGCCCGTGGAGATTGAGTCCCGGCACCGCCTCAGG GTGGCAGCGCTGGCTCCGCATGGGCGGCAGATGGCACCGTACGCCTGCCAGCGCCGGACCCCGCTTCTCCACAGCAACCAGCCACTGACG GAAGCGCTGGAGACCCTGGCGGAGGAGGCGGGGTTCAGCGGCAGCGAGGGGCGCAGCCTGGCATTCACCAGGGCAGCCTCGGTGCTGAAGGCCCTGCCCGGCCGGCTCGGCGCCCTGGAGGAGCTGGGGCCTCTGCCTGGCATCGGGGAGCACTCCCGGCGGGTCATCCAG GATGTGCTGGAAGATGGCATCTGTGCGGAGGTGGAGAGAGTGAAGCTGTCGGAGAGATACCGGACTATGAAG CTCTTCACCAAGATTTTCGGGGTTGGGGTGAGGACGGCCAGCCGGTGGTACCAGGAGGGGCTCCGGACGCTCTTGGACCTGCAGGAGCGAAGCACCAAACTGACCAGGCAGCAGCAAGCAG ggctgcagcactACGACGACCTCAACACCCCGGTGGAGCGCAGTGAGGCAGAGTCCACCAGCCGGGCGGTGCAGGAGGCGGTGAAGCGGTTCCTGCCCGGAGCCTCAGTGACGCTGGCCGGCGGGTTCAGACG GGGGAAGCCGCGTGGCCATGACGTCGACCTTCTCCTCACACACCCCGAGGAAGGCAGAGAAGTGGGGCTGCTGAGCCGCGTCGTCAGCTGGCTGGACagccag ggtttGATACTCTATCAGCACAGCCAGGAGAACAGCTACGGGCTCCGTGAGGGCCCTGGGCCGCTTGGGGGCAGGGACGTCATGGACCGATTCGAGAGGTGCTTTTCCATATTCCGCCTGGAGGCGCAGGGGGGCCCGGGCGCGGCCCGAGGCTGGAAGGCCGTCAGGGTGGACCTGGTCGTGGCTCCAGTCAGTCAGTTCCCATTCGCTCTGCTTGGCTGGACCGGCTCCCGG CACTTCGAGCGCGAGCTCCGGCGCTTCGCCAGCCGTGAGAGGAAGATGGTCCTGAACAGCCATGCCCTGTACGACACCAGGCAG AACCTCTTTCTACCCGCTGCGTCCGAAGAAGAAATCTTCCAGCACCTGGGCCTGGAGTATGTGCCCCCCGCACAGAGAAACGCCTGA